The following proteins are co-located in the Mesorhizobium sp. M1E.F.Ca.ET.045.02.1.1 genome:
- a CDS encoding nuclear transport factor 2 family protein, translating to MQFATDPVDHAKITELRDREAIRNCLYRYCRGIDRADEAALRSAYWPEAYDRHGPYCGPAEDFIQFALGLPGHRNIHQITNSLIDFISSAEAAVESYFTALQRGPDTDQEIRQTLLCGRYCDLFQKRQDEWRIAERTVVYDWVEEQIPPAILEADRFGRRQPIGAPHPDDPIYQLLKGHIPTDQDGVEGPQLGAA from the coding sequence ATACAATTCGCGACAGACCCTGTCGACCACGCGAAAATTACCGAACTGCGTGACCGAGAGGCGATCCGCAACTGCCTGTATCGGTACTGCCGCGGGATAGACCGCGCCGATGAGGCGGCGCTGCGTAGCGCATACTGGCCCGAAGCGTATGACAGGCACGGTCCCTATTGCGGACCGGCAGAGGACTTCATCCAATTTGCTCTCGGTCTGCCGGGGCACCGTAATATCCATCAAATCACGAACAGCCTGATCGACTTCATCAGTTCAGCAGAGGCCGCGGTCGAGAGCTATTTCACCGCGCTGCAACGCGGACCGGATACAGACCAAGAAATACGTCAGACGCTGCTTTGCGGCCGTTACTGCGATCTGTTTCAGAAGAGGCAGGACGAGTGGCGAATTGCGGAACGGACAGTCGTCTACGATTGGGTTGAGGAGCAAATCCCGCCAGCGATTCTTGAGGCAGATAGGTTCGGCCGGCGACAGCCGATTGGAGCACCACATCCAGACGATCCCATCTACCAGTTGCTCAAGGGTCACATCCCCACCGACCAAGATGGCGTCGAGGGTCCCCAACTGGGAGCTGCATAA